A window from Peromyscus eremicus chromosome 1, PerEre_H2_v1, whole genome shotgun sequence encodes these proteins:
- the P2ry2 gene encoding P2Y purinoceptor 2: MAVDPDPWNSTINGTWEGDELGYKCRFNEDFKYVLLPVSYGVVCVLGLCLNVVALYIFLCRLKTWNASTTYMFHLAVSDSLYAASLPLLVYYYAQGDHWPFSTMLCKLVRFLFYTNLYCSILFLTCISVHRCLGVLRPLHSLRWGRARYARRVAAVVWVLVLACQAPVLYFVTTSVRGTRITCHDTSARELFSHFVAYSSVMLSLLFAVPFSVILVCYVLMARRLLKPAYGTTGGLPRAKRKSVRTIALVLAVFALCFLPFHVTRTLYYSFRSLDLSCHTLNAINMAYKITRPLASANSCLDPVLYFLAGQRLVRFARDAKPPTEPTPNPQARRRLGLHRSHRTDTVRKDVSISSDDSRRTESTPAGNETKDIRL, translated from the coding sequence ATGGCAGTAGACCCAGACCCCTGGAACAGCACCATCAATGGCACCTGGGAGGGAGATGAACTGGGCTACAAGTGCCGCTTCAACGAGGACTTCAAGTATGTGCTGCTGCCCGTGTCCTACGGCGTGGTGTGCGTGCTCGGACTGTGCCTGAACGTCGTGGCTCTCTACATCTTCCTGTGCCGCCTCAAGACCTGGAACGCTTCCACCACGTACATGTTTCACCTGGCCGTTTCTGACTCTCTCTACGCAGCCTCCCTGCCGCTGCTGGTTTACTACTATGCCCAGGGTGACCACTGGCCATTCAGCACGATGCTCTGCAAGCTGGTGCGTTTCCTCTTCTACACCAACCTCTACTGCAGCATCCTCTTCCTCACCTGCATCAGTGTGCACCGGTGCCTGGGTGTCCTGCGCCCTCTGCACTCGCTGCGCTGGGGCCGGGCCCGCTATGCCCGCCGTGTGGCTGCGGTGGTGTGGGTTCTGGTCCTGGCCTGCCAGGCACCTGTGCTCTACTTTGTCACCACCAGTGTCCGGGGGACCCGCATCACCTGCCACGACACCTCGGCCCGAGAGCTCTTCAGCCATTTTGTGGCCTACAGCTCCGTCATGCTGAGTCTGCTGTTTGCTGTGCCCTTTTCTGTCATCCTGGTCTGTTACGTGCTCATGGCCCGAAGGCTGCTCAAACCGGCTTATGGGACCACAGGGGGCCTGCCTCGGGCCAAGCGCAAGTCTGTGCGCACCATTGCCCTGGTGCTGGCCGTctttgccctctgcttcctgcctttccATGTCACCCGCACCCTCTACTACTCCTTCCGGTCACTGGACCTCAGTTGCCACACCCTCAATGCCATCAACATGGCGTACAAGATCACGCGGCCATTGGCCAGCGCCAACAGTTGCCTTGACCCTGTGCTCTACTTCCTGGCAGGGCAGAGACTTGTCCGTTTTGCCCGAGATGCCAAACCACCCACAgagcccacccccaacccccaggctCGTCGCAGGCTGGGCCTGCACAGGTCTCACAGAACTGACACCGTGAGGAAAGATGTGTCGATCAGCAGTGATGACTCAAGACGGACAGAGTCCACACCAGCTGGGAACGAGACTAAGGACATTCGACTATAG